CATCCGTGCGAATTTGTTGTCTCGCCCCGCTTgcgcttctgtttctcttcgccctGACACTTTCGGCTCCAGTGTCGCGTCCTCTGTCCTCTcgccgtttctcttttccgagTATTTCGGACGTTTTCCTCACGTACTCGGGTGATTTCTGGGTCGTACACTCGCATGAGTTGCAGGGGGAGGAGCAGCCGCTGGGCGTGGAAGGCCCCCAACTTCTGGACCGTGTGATTAATTTCTGTCAGGCCGTTCTGCACATCGCTGTCGCTGTCGTCGAGCATCTTCTCGCGCAGAGCGAGGGTCAGTCTCTTCGGGGTGAAGTTCGGCGCAGATGCAAAGCCTATCCAAATGAGGAACCATAGCGCCTCCTTGCGCGCAAAAAGAACTCCTGGAATCCAACGAGACAACACACAGGCGCGCCCGCGACCTCTTTCATGAACACTGCTCATGCTCCTCCTTGATGCGGTCCACGTTTCTGTCTGGCTCGCGATACCTCAAAGGCTCAAGGAGGATGctcagtctctctcctgcaccATTCGAGGACTCGCTGCACTGACGCGATCCAGAGACATTCGCACTTCCCCacaaaagaaacagacgacaCAGTGAACGAGTCCTTCcccagacgcatgcgcgcatgcacatgcaggTGGAAATATGCGTGTGTGCTGAGAAACTCCTTAAAACACAGCCCACATGCAAACGATAGTTGAACGCATATAGCAACCTCCATATTCACATATGTTTCCATCAAGGCATTCATTAAAACTGCTTAGATAAACATATaaagatacatatatatatatatatatgtatctttatatgtttatgcatacacacataagTAGTATGTGTATACCGGGAGAGCTTGACGCAGCCGACGAGACAAGACAGTCCATTGTGACACGGAAGAGAGCAGGCGATGAAGCCTCGGCGTCATCCATGCGCCAGAGAACTCGCATTCTTCAGCTTCACTGAACTGGCACaacttttctctcgtgtACCTTCTAGAGTTCTGCAGACCGCATCTTCCAGGAAGGGATACAGATGAGTTCGGAGATTGAAGGACGACAGAGAGGTGATGATGTCCCCAAGAGTCAATGCCGAAGCGACTGTGGTGAAAATGTTGGCAGACGTCTGCTCGATgggttctttctcttcgcctcgcttGGACAATGCCTTGGGTTTCTCGGTCTGCACGCGTTCTGGCGCTTCAGCAGCTCCTCGGCGGATCTGGCGAAGTGCGTAGAAATGCTGGAGTGTCtccaaacgcatgcagagcgccTGCGAAAGGTCCCAGAAGGCCCGTGGCGTCCGCGCTGTTCGGTTGCCGATGAGGCCGAGAATGCTATGGAAAATCGAACGACAAAGCAGAgcaaagacggagaagaaggaggcagagaaatcCAACACCCGACGCGCATTCTCATGCACAACAACCGGGTCGCGGTCGACACAGCTGACAAATATTCACATACAAATACCCACACACGCAGACAGACACGTATAActatataagtatatatacatatatattcatacacacacatatatatatatatacatatatatacatgtatatatatatatatatatatatcgcaGGCGGTCTGTGTGGCTTTGTCCGGACAGGACAACAGAGCGTGTGACAGAGACACTGGggacggcgagagagcagTATTGCGGAGAACAAGACCCAAGTCCTTCACTGCCCTTTAGCTCCTTGAATCGCTATATTTTTGCGTGCAGACCTTAGACACTAAGAAATATTGGCACCATGAGAGACTCATTTGTTTGAGGAAGAATGTGAAAAAACTCTTCGCCCACAGGCCGAAAGCACTGCCGTGTATTTAAAATGacatatatttgtgtatatatgtatatatgcatgtatgtatgcatactGTTAAATGCGGAGATAGATGCAGAAATAGGGAGTTTATATGTCTACGTATTTGAAGCCACTGAAGACGTTAAAGAATAAATTCGTTGatggaaaacgagaaacgatGTCTTCGCTTACAGGCCGGCAGCATTGACGTCGAGTTGAGGCACGAAGCGGCGCATCGCCACAGCAGTTTGGCTCACGAGGTCTCGGTAGGTCGGAAGCTCCAGGTGAGGGTCCAGAGTTCGACAGAGACTAATCATCGTCCGAAGAAAAGCCGGATCGTCGTAGGTGGCAACCTGGAAACAACACAAATGCAAACGTTGTGCGTTTCCCACTCCACTTCCAAAACTTCCAAGATCTCTGCACGAttacacatatacacacatatacatacgcgaacgtatatataaatatatactCATAATCACATACAACTATATGCGCTAGTGCaaatacacatgtatatatatacacatatttgTATTTATATATCAGGGCATTCGATGTACCAGTTTCTATCTATGTCTATTGATGTAATGATTTATCTAAATTTGCCGATTTATCGAGCTGACCGTCTATGTGTATCTATGTTCTCTCGCTTTATAAACAGGTAGATCAGAATGAAGAGTCGTTCAGATATACGTATGACCACTGACGTCGAGTTCACCCGCGCGTCTCGGGCGCATGTTGTCTTTTTTCGATGGCCTCGCGAAGCCGAAATTTCACTTTGTCAAAACTGTGTTTTCTCCCATTGTTAGAGATCGGTGCGAGAAGGTCGGTTGTGGCTGCGTGCGAAAAATCTCGAGAGTGTCTCCTCACATCACTCGCGTCTGAGCGCTATTTTCTCGCATTTGCAAGCGGCGCAGAAATACAGGAAAGCTCTTGGTCAAATGAACCGTTTTGTTCGGTGTTTCGCACACCCGGTGAACATCCGCGCTCTCCCTTCGACACCCGTTATGTAGACAGGCAAGGCTACGTCTCTGgatatatgtaaatataaaTCGCCTTTGCACAGACTActtcctcgtgtctcctgGGGCACTGACGGGGCCCTgcgagacgcggagacagactgTCTCCGCTTCAGGGCGAGAGCGTCTTCTCGAGCTTCTGGACAGACGCTCCCCAAATAGTCAGAATCGCCTCTGGGAGTGAAAACTCTCCTTACAGCTACGctgaggcgaggaagcgccGCATCGAAGAAAACTCGAGGGGAAACGCTCGACCGGTGGAGAGCCGCAGTGGCCAGGTACAGCAGAGGGTCACTGATTTTATCGACGCATGCGGTCACCTCCGTCGCATGTTTGTCTGGCAAGAACAGGCCGAACTTGGAACGAAGTGCGTGAAAAATAAGCCTCGCGACAAATGCGAGTGCTGCACAGTTCGAAACTGTTTGACTGCATAGAATGGCGCTAGGTTCGATACTCTGGCCAGCCGACTGAATCTCGTGGTGCACATCAGAGAGAGGTACGTAGCAAGAACGAGTCCCCAAAGCGGTGTGGATCGAGGCAACCTCAGAGAGGCTCCCCCGCCGAAGCTGAAGCGGCGACTGCGCACAGCGAGAACAACGAAGATGCGGACCGCCGGACTGCGGAGAAGCCTGAAACGCGCGCGActtggagacgcagaggaaaggcTTGTCTCACCTATCAGATGTTGCACAGCGAGTCCATAGCGGCCGCactcgaagagaaagaagacgaggtcGTGAGGCCAGAGATGCGTCGCCTCATCGCTGACAACATGCAAAAGTTTTTCGCTGTAGAGCCCCATGCGTCCGAAGCCTCTGAGAATCTCCACCTGCAGATGCGCAGCCCACTGAGTTGGCGACGGCCACCCGTCTCGCGAATCCTTCGACGGTTGGAGAATCAAcagcgtttctcctttctcttcactAGCGCCTCTTCGGCACCCGCTCCTgacttctgcctctccatcttctctcgaTGTGAAGTCTTCCTGTTTGTAGGCGTCCActccgtctcctcccgcCTCGTTGCTGGCTTCCTCGGCAGTGCGAGTCagcgaggaggacgaagagagctGAGACAACGGCGAGTCTCCCTGCGCGCTCCCGCTGTAAGCAAGGTCCATGCGtgctgcctctgcatgctctgCTGCGTGTGAAGACACCGCAGCCCTGTCCGATCCATCGGCCGGGACTCTGGTTCTTCCTGTCCACTTTTCAAAGGCGTTCTGcatcgccttctcgctgcctGCTGCTGCGAGGCGACCcgctggagaagcgagaaactCCTCTCGAGCTGTGCGTACAGCCTGCGCGACTCCCTGACTCTGGGGCGCAAACCAGGCTGAGGAGCAcccagaaagagaggcagaaagaggacgaggacggggacgagaaggaggagccgagagagaggaaacacaagaagaagaagcggcggaacgctcgagagaaggaagcggtGCAGGCcgtggagaagcgagagacgagaggagctCTCGGCGAATCTGCATTTCGATGTGGATGGCGCTGAAAACAACCGGACAGATACAAAGAGTTTACCTCCTTCAACTGATCATGTGGACGAGGTGgagcgagaaaacagaactCCACCCACCACACCCAAAAAGacccacagagaagaaaagcacagAAAACCTGCACTGTAAAACAAGAAAGAAATCGGCACCGACACAGGCGAAAAGCGGGAGACACGCGCAAAAATCGTCTGCCGCGTCGCCTATCTCTCCACCCTGACCCATGCGTTTCAATTGGCCTTTCTCACCCTCTCCCTGGCTCGACCTGCTCCCTTCGTTCTCGGCAGTCGCCTACTTCATCACAAGAGGCGcaaagtgaagaaggacCCGTCGCTGCGCTAAGtcgcgaagcagaagaacgatTTCCTTCAGCTCCtccagcagagacaccgccAGCACCcagtctcgtctctcgcgcccCGACTCCCGACCTCTCACCGAGCCGCCtccacacagagacgaagagagagaagaggaagaagaagatgaagatgaagaagaggagggagaagaagatgaagaagaagatgaagaagaagagacggaaggtGAGGGAACAcggggaggcagagaggagaggtgCGAATGCGGGGACGATGCCTCAGGCTGCGTGGGCGCAGCTTCGGGTGTCTCCGGAGCTCCTTTCTCGCGCggtcgcctttttctctcctcttcagtctttggcgcatgcagacgcctgAAGCGAGACAAGACTTGAAGCGACTGAGAAGTCACTCGCTGCAAATGCGGCAGGAACACAAACGTCAGGTACCGCTCGAAGTCCGTCATCTCGGGTGGGTGACCCTCGCCCCGCTTGAGGTCGTGGAGCCCAACTAGCCACGCCCGCAGAATGCGGCGCCACCGGCTGGCCACCACGGCCAGGAGACGCCGCTGAAACCGCAGAtccgagagaaacacagaagccAGAGCCTCGTACGGATGCGAAGTGACACAAACGACTTCACctggagaaagcgacgagagaacCGAAGAGctgagaggcgacagcgaaacagaagaagagagagacgaagccgaagaagcagaagaagaagggagagaagaagaagaagaagggagagaagaagaagcagaagaagaagaagggagagaagaagaagcagaagaagaagggagagaagaagaaggaagagatgtGTGTTCGTCTTGTGCAAGAAACGCGTCGGCGAATTCCAGTTTCCACAGCGCCGCCAGTTCCCCGTGGTTTCGGTGGTTGCCTCCTGACTCGATTTCTTGTTTTCGTAGCGCCTTCGTCACTTGTCCGAGTAGCGACTCgagcgacgcatgcgcagccATGGCTTCCAGGTGCTTGAGATGAcgcgtttcgctctcttctcgcgtgctttcctctccctctttggAGGCAAACGATGGgtcgttctcttccctcctctctctcctttctcccgtctctctccgctcttccttctgcgtgGTCTCTTCACCTGCTGAGCCGTCACGTGCGACCTTTTCCGCGTCGCCCTCTCCGCGTCTCAACTCAACTCCCCTGGCGCTCGCATGACTCAACAGAGAAgcgcctgcttcttcgcttctgtctccacaccCTGCTCCAGGCGGTTCTCcgacgccttctctgcgtccccCCACAAGTTCAGCGAAGTCGCTGGAGGCGCCTCCGTCGTGAAGCAGAGTCCCGGAGGCCAGGACTGTTGTTGTTGTCTCGGACTCTCTGGCTGCTTCACGGTTGTCGGGAGCCTCGGCAGAGTCACCAGGCTCCAGAGACCCTCGCGGACgccgacagcgagaaggaacggcTGCTGAAGGGAGCAGCGAGACACCGGGGAGGGCGGCCAGCTGTCTCAGCACGCTGCGACGAAGTTCTTGTttcacttcttccttcttcttccgcttctcgaGGCGGCGCTGCCATGCTGGAACTGCCGACGTCGGGGCATCTGGCCTCGCCAGCGCGCTCGCGGTGGAGACGCACGACGCCGACGAAGCcagaaaagaggacgaagTCAACACActcgcagcagctgctgctgcagctccaaaagaagaagcaggaggagaggctacgagagaagaaccggaagaagacgacgaaggaagaggagcaagACCAGGTTTGCGAGGTGAAGCACAGTCGACGTCAGCCCCCGGAGCTCCAAAAGCTGAAGGTCGAGAGGAGGTCGAAGACAACGGAAGAGGACTGCGCGGAGGTGCAGGAGGCGCGtccgagagcgaagaagcggcgacgTTTGGTGCCTCTGCagcacgcgcatgcatgcaacccaacgaggagaaacgacgagAGGAAAACTTGCAGGAGCAGCCGactccagaagaagagactcggacagaaagacggggaggagaaaagaagaaagcagaggtggaggaggacgaggacgacgacgaggacagaggacggagagcagagaccgGTGAAGAACGCCACCAGAAAGAATgtgaaaaagaggaggagcgaAGCAAGTCCGGTCTCAGGGCGGAACGACTTCGTGGCGCTGCTGGAGAGCCGCGACGGAGGGAAGACGCCAGCATGGCAGCATGCACACTCTTGGAGGAAGACAGACCGAGATCAGTGAAGCGTACAGGAGACAGGTGGATTTCTTGTTGTCTCGGCCGGTCCCATCGCGAGGCCCCAGAGACctgaggaggcgagacagcctttgcagaggaagaggaagcgagagcgCGACAGGAAGAAGTGAGAATCGACGCGCGAGTAGAACAGGTTCTGGACGCTGCAGAAAACGCCGtccagagaggagactgagaagcCAAGCGAGCAGGGAAAGAGCCAGCCGAGAGCTGTCTGTGCATTCCTGTCGAGCGCAGACCTTCGCGCAatgctctttttctttgcaaggcgttgtttcctctttgtggggagtctctttcttctggggGCCTGCGGCCCCCGAGAGGTCGTGGCCTCATTTTAGGAGATGCTTGCCTGGcacacagaaaagcgaaggagaaaaccaGGAAGGAAGCTCGTTTTTCCGCGGAAGGCTTCAGAGCTAGCCTAGAGAGCGTCGAGCgaaagcgcgagaagaatcTGCGACTcttccgagaggaagaaaggacgaggaggcggctTCGCGCTGGGtgtggcgaggagagagaagagacaccggggCGCGCGCCGAGACGACCGCTTCTCtagaagaagtggagagacgagacgatgtacggcagaggaagaggaaaaagaggagagatcGACATGGCTTTTCTttgaggaactcgagaggcaggaaggcacaagaggagagaggaggccaGCATGGCcgacggagaggcagaagcgcgTGGACTTTGGAGGCGAAAAGAGTCCTTTCCTTGGCAGcggagaactggagaaaaggatgagcgaggaaaagagaaagaacagcaaaagaggcaagaaaaaggagatgcaacgcgaaaaaaagcgagaatTCCGGACCCCACATGAAAGAGTCTcggcgcgaggagacaggagagcaAAGGGCCTAGGGTCTCCTTCCCCTCGACACAGCTGGATGCGATGAATCTTTCGGAGCAGTCACTGGCTCCTGTACTTCTGAAAAAGGCGCCATTTCGTAGAAGAAGGCCTTCCTCatcggagagaaaagcgtcGAGCGTCGCgctgcatgtgcgcatgcaagGAAAATTCGAGACAAAATACGCAGCAGACACGGCCAAGCAAGCTGGAAAAAAGGCCacaagagagggaaagagtcTCTtcatttcgtttcttcctgtccCCCTCCCATCGTCACTTTCTTTCTGGCTATCCGAAAACGAGTTCAGGGAGGACCTGATGAAAACCTTTTTTTCAGCTCGTGAGCATCTCTCGATAACTAGCTCTGAGTGCTTGGACGATAATTATACCAATGCATCACCCGTTACCGTTGTCTTTTGCGACGGAGAAATGAAGGCCAGTGTGTATTGTCTGGCCGCATTTGTTCTTCAAGCGTCGCgggcaagaaaaagaaagagacttCGGACGCAGCCTCAGAGCGGCgcaggaggcgacgaggaacggggcgaggagaaggaaactctttttctttcgaatCAAAGAGTTACAGAAAGTTCCATAAATGCACACTTgggaaaaaagcgagagaggtggaggaaGCCACAGGCCTTGTccgaacagagaaacgctgcagcagacgagagaaacaaatgcAGCTCCGGCTGTCAGGCGTCTTGTTTTCGCCAGTCAACGGCGCTCGGCCTCCCCCTGCCCTTCCGACAGTCACAAGACTTGAAAAGCGAACGCGGCGAGGAAGATATGGCAGAACGCAGACGCACAGGGCTGCCCGAACATGTAAAAACGACTTCTCTTTTTCACAAGAGACGGCCCCCGCCATCAAACGAATTGACACTCACATCTAGAGGTATATACTACATTCGTCGTCACatattatatacatatatacatatatacatatatacatatatatatatatatatacatatgtgtgtatacatatgcagaTAGGCTGGTACATTTCTAGAACGAGATGTACCAAGATGTGGACCTGATATCTTTGTAAAAACCATGTCACAGACGTATTTTACAAACAGATATCAATACTCCACATGATAGATAGATCTACGTATGTAGATGAGTCTGCACACATTTGCCTGTGTCCGTAGAGCTGACACTGCACCGAGGATTTTCCCCGACGAGCCGAATTCGCGGAAGGGAATgagtgtctcttttctttcgaagACAAACGATTCGCTTTGTATCTTCTCCACGAGCCTTTCTGCGAGACTGTCTTGCCCAGCATGGCACTAAACGCGTGTATGTTCAGTTCTCGACAAAAGCTACGAACAGACATGGACCTCGACGCGACTTGCTGCTTAGCCTCAAACGTGGAAAGACGTCCCCTTGAGCGCCCTCCCTCCTTCTACTGGAACAAAAGCCCCTCAAGCCACGCTCCCCGTCGGCCCCTCTCAGCGGCGCTCCTCGCCTGGGAGTattcggcttatattcggtGACAAAACTCTCGCGCCGCACAAGAGATTTCTCAGCAGGTGGCCGGAAGAATTTGCTCAGCCGAGATCTGCAGGGAGCTCCTGGTAAGGAAGCCAGcgctctgtgtttctcgcgtctgccgcctctctaCAGGGAGGAAGCTTCGCGGGCGTCGTCGTGACAGCGATCTGATCTACTCGTTATGTAGTAGATTAAAAGGAATACCGATCTCTACAGAGAGTTTTTACGGTCCTAAACATCTCTTCAGTCAGTCGATGCTGCCGTCTACCTCGACGTCGAGTGCTGCCTACAGAAATTCAACTTTGAAAGGTGGAAAGTTCTGTGTTCAACAAGACACACCGGAGCCCACAATGAGAAGTCGAAACTGAAGCTACACCCGAAAAAGGTACGagtctcgagtttctcgctcttcttgctctcttcccctctctctgaTCGATTTACagtcctttttcttctgctccttcaccTGCCTGATTTTACGGCTGTGTCCTCTTCGGCGCCCCCCCattttctttcctgctcttctccctccgctctgctttcttcgctcgattcttcttcgccgtttttttcttctctgctctcttctctccttggttcttctttgcatgtcacgcttttctctgcttttcgttcgcagatgcatgcaactgtccgcaagcagagagacgttGAGGATGCACTCTCcaccgcgtttcttctgccaGATCTCTCTGTCGCATCTCTTCCAACAAATCAAAGTTTCGGGTGTCGGTACGCTGGGCACCGCTCTCGCGAACTCCTTTTCTCGACAGTGTcgacttctgcttcttcgccatcTTCACTCCTCAAGAACAGCTTCTACCACGTCTGGATCGGGGTCGTCGgccagcttcttcttcattttctgcAGCCACTCCGAAGGCTGAAAACAGACCAGTACAAGCAAATACCCAGCAGATCTGCGTCTCGGAGCTTTATGTCTCACTTGCTCTTCCATTTCACGACAGAGGCTCCCTGACACAAACACTCCGAATCGACTTTCTCCGCCTCGCCccactgccttcctcgctttttcttcctctcgcgaaACAGACTCCTCAAAAAGGAGACCAGCCGCCTGCGCAAATGTGTGAAGCGACAGGCAGTTCGAGCGACTTTATCTTTTGCGTGCAATCCCTGCTGATACCACCGGGACTTGAAGATACTCTTATTCGAGCAAACGTTTTGAAGCATTCCAAACAAGAcgttctctgccctctcgcTTTCGTCGACAGTTTTCGCGCATTCGAGAACATCACTTGAACTTTTTCcccgtctgtctcgcttccAGAAAGCCTCAGGTCTGGTCCTGCAAAGCATCTGGCCACTGTGGAGGACTCCGCGTCTCCCGAAGatgttgtcttcttctcccttcgtACTTTCGCTGCCGGCCTTGCCTCTCCACTTGGCGAGCACGCGCAAGAAGCTTTCGcgcgtcttttccttcctctttccacgacttctctgttctttccaGCAGGTGACATTCGCCTGTTTGCCGTCGGAAGAATTACACCGCCATCCACGTTGGAGTtatcttcttccctctcgccctgccccctcttctctctccctccctcgcGCGTCCGCACTGCCTGTCACTTCTCTCCGGTGTTCGTTCCCTCCACCTTTTCTTCATTCATCCTTCCACCGCGACATTCATCGCCGAGACTTTACGTCGTCGTATCGTTCTCAGTTGTGTTGGACCTCTGCGACTttccccgtctcctctctcacctTCTGCACCCTCTGCTCCGCATGAACGCAGGTCTCGAGCGGAGGCAAGACTCAACGGGAGACGAACTTTAGTCTACAGTCCCCAGAACGACCTCGCACAAACGTTTTTCTGGAAGAAGTTCAGTTCACAGAACGAACGTCCACGCAACTTTCTCCgacgtttcgctgactcACCACGACACTTGGGGCATGCCCGGCTGCTTCATAAGCCAGGAGAATTTGAATTGCCTTCGCCGCTGCGTATCTGccaaggagaaagcgagaggtcCTGAAAAACCTTCTGTGAAAAAGGagctttcttcctcacgtCACGTTACCTCTTCTAcgtcttgttcttttcttcacacagcttcgtgtctcttctctccagcaaCTTCTGCCATCACCTCTCTTTACATCGCTCTTGATGcatcctcctcttcttcatctccctttctccctttctttcgctgcttctctctgcccttcttcctcctcttcatctccctttctccctttctttcgctgcttctctctgcccttcttcctcctcttcatctccctttctccctttctttctctgcttctctctgcccttcttcctcctcttcatctccctttctccctttctttcgctgcttctctctgcccttcttcctcctcttcatctccctttctccctttctttctctgcttctctctgcccttcttcctcctcttcatctccctttctccctttctttcgctgcttctctctgcccttcttcctcctcttcatctccctttctccctttctttctctgcttctctctgcccttcttcctcctcttcatctccctttctccctttctttctctgcttctctctgcccttcttcctcctcttcatctccctttctccctttctttcgctgcttctctctgcccttcttcctcctcttcatctccctttctccctttctttcgctgcttctctctgcccttcttcctcctcttcatctccctttctccctttctttcgctgcttctctctgcccttcttcctcctcttcatctccctttctccctttctttcgctgcttctctctgcccttcttcctcctcttcatctccctttctccctttctttcgctgcttctctctgcccttcttcctcctcttcatctccctttctccctttctttcgctgcttctctctgcccttcttcctcctcttcatctccctttctccctttctttcgctgcttctctctgcccttcttcctcctcttcatctccctttctccctttctttctctgcttctctctgcccttcttcctcctcttcatctccctttctccctttctttcgctgcttctctctgcccttcttcctcctcttcatctccctttctccctttctttctctgcttctctctgcccttcttcctcctcttcatctccctttctccctttctttctctgcttctctctgcccttcttcctcctcttcatctccctttctccctttctttctctgcttctctctgcccttcttcctcctcttcatctccctttctccctttctttcgctgcttctctctgcccttcttcctcctcttcatctccctttctccctttctttctctgcttctctctgcccttcttcctcctcttcatctccctttctccctttctttctctgcttctctctgcccttcttcctcctcttcatctccctttctccctttctttctctgcttctctctgcccttcttcctcctcttcatctccctttctccctttctttctctgcttctctctgcccttcttcctcctcttcatctccctttctccctttctttctctgcttctctctgcccttcttcctcctcttcatctccctttctccctttctttctctgcttctctctgcccttcttcctcctcttcatctccctttctccctttctttctctgcttctctctgcccttcttcctcctcttcatctccctttctccctttctttctctgcttctctctgcccttcttcctcctcttcatctccctttctccctttctttctctgcttctctctgcccttcttcctcctcttcatctccctttctccctttctttctctgcttctctctgcccttctt
This Toxoplasma gondii ME49 chromosome VIII, whole genome shotgun sequence DNA region includes the following protein-coding sequences:
- a CDS encoding hypothetical protein (encoded by transcript TGME49_229340); protein product: MRPRPLGGRRPPEERDSPQRGNNALQRKRALREGLRSTGMHRQLSAGSFPARLASQSPLWTAFSAASRTCSTRASILTSSCRALASSSSAKAVSPPQVSGASRWDRPRQQEIHLSPVRFTDLGLSSSKSVHAAMLASSLRRGSPAAPRSRSALRPDLLRSSSFSHSFWWRSSPVSALRPLSSSSSSSSSTSAFFFSPPRLSVRVSSSGVGCSCKFSSRRFSSLGCMHARAAEAPNVAASSLSDAPPAPPRSPLPLSSTSSRPSAFGAPGADVDCASPRKPGLAPLPSSSSSGSSLVASPPASSFGAAAAAAASVLTSSSFLASSASCVSTASALARPDAPTSAVPAWQRRLEKRKKKEEVKQELRRSVLRQLAALPGVSLLPSAAVPSRCRRPRGSLEPGDSAEAPDNREAARESETTTTVLASGTLLHDGGASSDFAELVGGRREGVGEPPGAGCGDRSEEAGASLLSHASARGVELRRGEGDAEKVARDGSAGEETTQKEERRETGERRERREENDPSFASKEGEESTREESETRHLKHLEAMAAHASLESLLGQVTKALRKQEIESGGNHRNHGELAALWKLEFADAFLAQDEHTSLPSSSLPSSSASSSLPSSSSASSSLPSSSSSLPSSSASSASSLSSSVSLSPLSSSVLSSLSPGEVVCVTSHPYEALASVFLSDLRFQRRLLAVVASRWRRILRAWLVGLHDLKRGEGHPPEMTDFERYLTFVFLPHLQRVTSQSLQVLSRFRRLHAPKTEEERKRRPREKGAPETPEAAPTQPEASSPHSHLSSLPPRVPSPSVSSSSSSSSSSSPSSSSSSSSSSSSLSSSLCGGGSVRGRESGRERRDWVLAVSLLEELKEIVLLLRDLAQRRVLLHFAPLVMNAIHIEMQIRRELLSSLASPRPAPLPSLERSAASSSCVSSLSAPPSRPRPRPLSASLSGCSSAWFAPQSQGVAQAVRTAREEFLASPAGRLAAAGSEKAMQNAFEKWTGRTRVPADGSDRAAVSSHAAEHAEAARMDLAYSGSAQGDSPLSQLSSSSSLTRTAEEASNEAGGDGVDAYKQEDFTSREDGEAEVRSGCRRGASEEKGETLLILQPSKDSRDGWPSPTQWAAHLQVEILRGFGRMGLYSEKLLHVVSDEATHLWPHDLVFFLFECGRYGLAVQHLIDKHATEVTACVDKISDPLLYLATAALHRSSVSPRVFFDAALPRLSVAVATYDDPAFLRTMISLCRTLDPHLELPTYRDLVSQTAVAMRRFVPQLDVNAAGLILGLIGNRTARTPRAFWDLSQALCMRLETLQHFYALRQIRRGAAEAPERVQTEKPKALSKRGEEKEPIEQTSANIFTTVASALTLGDIITSLSSFNLRTHLYPFLEDAVCRTLEGVLFARKEALWFLIWIGFASAPNFTPKRLTLALREKMLDDSDSDVQNGLTEINHTVQKLGAFHAQRLLLPLQLMRVYDPEITRICIDTSLSRDRSSFKRLDSSLSLVFPLAYANALRPEFAAESLSAWDVNSARVFLHGNAFRGEYGRATMLAMLWSAAVANLHVQQTHVTSYLDKLFWCIDVPPPALDAWDAFRFSRLPGTGYLASFFSLFNPRACQVRPPPATSAAPSRVPVVSKVSPGAPLHAAAAPAELGRDEDAETSFAPPSFKEWHALDDIRQHDRLAIFQIREPLILLQQIAATYLADVPHAVRRSSKFPLIRAWANAAVDVRVDQDPSLLAIVQEAQGLLLSAGIRSRSFVPCSPEDDFARSRSSADKARDTVASWIGVRDASALSFASSSETDEALLACSAKTRTPQCVHLEFLDGRRPGETAWTRGKFEEKRFGLLVLGEKDGLKTLPSWRTTHFDTGVNLLRLRALKKRGWQIVTVNVHEWSEAQTPDNRLSLLLDKCEAAGISLPFCVE